The window AACGAGAGCAATAGATAATACCAATAGTTCCTATATAGCATTTCCTATTTCCATGTTCTAAAAGAGATCTctaaatcaatatcaattacTAATCAACAAGAAGAGTAACATAtactaaccaaaaatatttgaagaaatggGTCGTGAATTTAAACTATACatataaaacaaatacaaaaaaaaataaaaaaaacaacaacgaAAACGTTAGCACCCACCAACCATGAATAtcacaaaaacccaaaaacatgAGTAATTTTGAATCTATAAATCACCATTTCAGAAGCACTTATTTCGCTCTCAGAAGAAATACATCATCCCCAAAAAGTGTTCCATTTTGGTAATCCATTGCATAACCCAATCCAATAAATGGGTTTCACTAAAAATGCATTGTTTCCCAATACCCAAAAAcagtttggggaaaaaaaaattccttttttggcaaaccaattcaaaatatgtttttcccAATTCTAAACCACAACAAAAACAATTCCCAACCCATATTCTTGCCTtcattttatatcaaaacaacAGATTTTCGAGAATTTGCCAATCCAAATAAAACAGTAAAAACTCAGAAAACGCatggaattgaaaaaaaatgatgatgatttattacgaatagatttaaaaatttagtaCCAACTCCTAAATGCCAACATTTAAGCCACACCTAGTTCATAAAAAACCCACACTAACAACATATTTACGTGAATGTAAATGCAAATGCAAAACAATGAAGGAATGGGTTACCTCGAGACAGAAAATCTGAGATGAAACAAATGGGATTAAGCCCTTCTCAACTGAAATGACAGAAGGAAGGAATGCGTTACCTCGAGACAGAAAATCTGAGATGAAACAAATGGGATTAAGCCCTTCTCAACTAAAATGACAGAACTTTTTTAACACTCTACACGGTTCTCTGCTTCGCCTCCGTGACAAAGTGAAAACAGATGAGAGGAACAGGTAAGGaatgagagagagggaaaaaaGAACTAACCGTTTTTCTGGGAAGCTCAAATCGCCTCGGTGATGAAGTGAAGACAGATGAGAGGAATAGGTATGGAAtgagagagaaggaagaaaaaaccGTCGGCAAGGGTCTTGAAGCGTCGGCTACACCGTTTTTCTGGGAATCTCAAATCGCCTTGGTGACGGAGTGAAGACAACTGAGAGGAATGGGTATCAAATGAGAAAGAGGGAAGAAAGAACTATCGGCTAGGGTGTTTTTGTGGGAAGCTCAACATTTGATTTTGGAGTTTTCAATCGGTTCAGTTTCAACCCGTGCTGAGATGGGTTGCTGATGTGGATACCTGGAGGGGCAATTTCGGTAGAAAAAAAACAGCAGGCTCAGAGTGCATGAATCTGATATAAGTTTCCacattgaaagatatttttcatattccatAAATCTGGGTtccaaaaaccatatatttaacaaattggtccatgaaaacacaactttcccttttttttttttggttaaaattttaaaatttaaaataaactatcatcttttattaaaaaattaaaataaaaatatttaacattatgaGATTTTGTTCATATAATGAATAGGTAATTccgattttgatgataacaaaatagaAGTTGAGAAATGCTAATGATTTTATTGTCAAGTGCATAAGCTCAAAATGATCCCTTAACGTACATGCaacaaaacttaaatatttcaCCTATCTCCAAAAAGTAAgacaaaatgtaattaaaaattgagaCGAATCTTGGTAAGAAGACTTGAAGATTAAtagaattaatttcatttacctttttgaaattttagctGAAATACACCTAAttcaattaatttgaaatttcattaaatacttTGTATTGATGTTTAATAATGTCATTTAAACCGGATAATGAGTCACCCAAATAATGTTACTTGAATATTATAAAAGGTTTTGCCTACCTTCATTGAacatcaattaattttcaaatgagataatcaaaattcagttcaagaattaatataaaagcTAAGCTCATAAGTTAAAGCCACAATTTAATGTCATAAAAGgcttaggtggtgtttatttttttacttaattctaaatataatcttaatgattaatagtattaaatattaggttgtttgtttttatagtattttatttttattaagtattaaaaagtaaaaaaaaatcaatatgttattttttctatttagaaaaagttaaatatatttgttttttttattcaataaaaatttataataagtcatgaaaaagtagaaaaacaaacaatccaaattctgaaaataaattgctttcaacaaaaagtaaaaaaaacaaacaccctctcaGTCTACCATCATCAAACACCAATTGGTGTTTGTATGAGATGGTCAAAGTCCAATTCATTAGATGCATCATATAGATATGACGTGTCTTTTCTGGTATGCATATGGCACACAGTGACCATTCAAAGTAAGTATGGTGAACTTACGACATAGTTAGACTAGAGCCAACACTATTACATGAGTTTATTGCTCAACGTCATAAAATTCAATCATTAATCCTAGACTATGCTTTTACAAACGATCTTATTAAACATTTTGGTCACTAAAAGAGACTCATGAAATTGATAGATAATATTTAGTTAGATTTGTAATATGCTTcctaatatattttcttttattttaatgcGAGTTTggtattttgaaaacttttaattTATCTAGTTAAGGAAATGGTACATAACCAAAAAGGgttataaaatattaacatacaataactaaaattgaaatacgtaatttaaaaagaaattgatggAGGATTTTGTTATGATGCAATAATGTCACTACTGTTAAGCTCGGGGATGGGTCACCTAAATGATGGTTCTTATAATAACAGGTTGTGattttaaatgttataaaaagtTTAACCTACCATCGTTGGATGTCAATTGATTTTCAGATGAGATGATCAAAGCCAGATCCAAGAATTGATAAGTTTGAGGATGAATCACCCAAATAATAACTCTTAAAATAAGCCTATCGAGTGTGATGTCGAATGTCACGAAcatcaattgatttttagatgataatagtaattaaaaaaattgtaaaaatgaattgagtcatagaaaaaataaagaagaaaatggagaagtgTTTAtgaaatagtgaaatttttttttttatccattttatttatcaatttcatTAATCTCgctaattacaaaaaatatttttaagattctTAATAACTTATTTctccataattttgtttttgttttttgtttttcggtttttttaacaattattttattttatttagtaatatatatatatttttggggtCAGATATTTAAACTACTTTCAGTCATTCCCAGTCTGCCTCTGGGCTTTTACTTCCCTATTCGTCCCATTTACATACTAATTCTCATGCTACACATTCTCCAGATCCGATCAATTCCAAGGTCTCCTTCATCCCCCACTTTCCTTACTGGTACAAAGTTTTGATATTTTCCTCGAAGGTTTGAAATTTTCATATGTTCTACAGGCTTTTCTCATTGTACTCATAGGCTAAACTTTTGATTCATGTAATTGCAATTTCAAGAATTTTGGGGTTGTGATTGATGATAGAAGAAAACCCATTTGTTATAGTTGGATAATTTCACTACCCAGTAGAGCTTTAGGGTGCTTTTCATCATTTGAGATCACGCCCACTGTGAATTGTGAATTTTATGCTTGATTGAAAAAGTATTGCTTTGTGTTGGGTGATTGGcgtttagggtttaagggttTCAAAGAAGTTAGTTAGATCTGTCACTGGGTTCAAAATGGATTTGCATTTGAAGAATTTGTTTGGGAGATTCCAAGAGCAGTTTGGTTCTGGTCCTGGACTGGGTCCTGGATCTGGAACATGTCTTATGAAAGTAGAAGGCATTGCTCCTGCTTTCATTAAGTCGATATTTAGAGCTGCAGCGGCTCTTTATAGAACTGATCCATGGAAGAGGTTGCGGCCTGGGCATTTGTTTGGAATCCGAGTTGGGAAAGATTCAGATTGGTCCAGCAAGAAACAGCCGTTCCCTTGTGTCCAATTCATTGGAGGGGATGGTGGGGATCTTGGATTTATTATGTTCAGATCAGAAAATAATGCTCGGAGGATGACCAGCTCTAGAGAGACAATTCGGGTTCCAAATGTTGAGGTTTTAAGGGTCACATATGAATTGGAGTCTATAATTTTTCCATCAAACCAGAGAATGATTAGGTCTTTGTCATTGGAAGCGTCAGGGACTGATCGGTTTCCTGCTATTGATGTTGCCCGGTGCATGTCATCAGGTGGGCTTCAGTTTAGGAATCCGACTCTTGAAGAGCTTAGGTTTGTGTATGCCTTCATGAAAGCCATTTCTTTGTTACACCCCTTGCTTCAGCAAGATAAAGAAGCTGGTCCAAAGTGGTCAAGGCTGATGTGTTTTGAGCCATTCATTGAAACAGTTGATGTGCAGTGGCCTCCTGAAATGGCCAAGGGTTATGATCTTGTTGCAGTGACAGTCTCACATCCACCCGGTCAGGCATATGAGGAAAAGACCAGCTCAACGGCTAGCTCAACACCTACCAAATATGCAGAACCGCCTAAGGAGGATGTTTTTGTTGATACAAAAGTGGCCTCAACCGTGGGTTTGAGGCAGTGTGCAATGTGTGATAAAGAAGTTCATGGAGAACAATCCCTATGTTGTGGGCGATGTCGAGCAGTTATTTACTGCAGTCCTGTCTGCCAGAAGCAACACTGGAAGGAGACACATAAAAGCTTGTGTGGTCTCTACAAAGCTATGatggaaagagaagaagagtTGGCAATGAAAATCTTCATGTTCCCATGTGCTGTAGATCTACCATGTAAATGGCTTGAATCCTTAGGTATCCATCAAAAGGGTATGTGGAGGAGAAAGTGTAGTTGCTATTCTCACTGCCCTTTCGGTCTCCTTCCTGTTAAAGGTGGGCTGTGGGATTCATGGGGTGGACTGGATGATGAAGAATATCCTCGCGATTCACCTTTTCACAATCATTTTTTAAGAGAAGGGATGTCAAGTCCAATCCTTCTCTCCAGTTGGTCTGAGTACTACAATCTCCGGTCACTGTCATTGTCAAGCCCTGTTGCAGACATTCTCTCACATGCATTGACAGTTTATTACATATTAACCACTCTCAGTACCAGTTCAAAGAACCTTTTACTCAAAGGGAAAGAGGTGATTCTTCACTACCTTGGACCTGAAGGGGAGTTGGATTGGATGCCAGCTTTTGCAGAGGTTGGTCATCTACTCAATGGGTTGGGCAACATACAGATAGTGATGGTGGGACCTGAAGTTCCAACCAATTTGTCGGGCACAACTTCGGGAATAAGTAGCAGAGTGAGGGTGAATCTTGTGAGGGGTTTTTACCAGGAGGAAGCGACCTATCTGCCGCCTCCTCATGTTGTTGTTGCACTTAACTGTGGATTGGAGTGTTATGCCAGTTGGATGGGAACTCTTGATTTAATCAAATCCATGGGAATTCCAGCCTTCTTTACAGACCAGTGTGAAATTTCATGTGCAAATGCTAAACAGGTTCTTCGTAATGCTGGACTGCACATCACTCATCCTGTGACACCAAATCCTTTTCGCTCTCCAGTGAGATATCATGGCCCGGCTAACAATCTTCCTTCATATAGCAATGGTTTTGTGCTCGGAGTGAATACATGAGTTGGGAACCATAAAAACTGAACTACTAGTTGAGTTTACTCACCTATTAAATTCTGGTTGTATGAAGATAACTATTGGTTTGCTCCTGAGAGATGGTAGAGGATGTTTCAGTAATTGAAGCAAGATGATTATTGTCATTGTTGAAGCTtgttatgctattttttttcaatatctgAACATGGGTTTTGTTTATCATAAACTTCATATTTATTGGTCCTACAGCTGTAATGTGTGGAGTAGATTTTGATCTAAGCAGTTGAAGCAGAGAACTCTAAGCAGATTTCTTCCGTAGGCCCTGATACAAGTGGTGCAAATTGGTGCATCTGTTTGTATTATTTACACAGATACCAGTCTGAAATCTAAATAACTTTTGGCATCCGGATGCTGCTGCTTTCTAGTTTCTAGTGGACTTATTTTTGGGATTGACTGCTGAAGCAAGGCAACCCGGGACTATTGCCATTTCAGTTGACATGATTGGTGGAAACTCATTTTGTTGAGCTTTCAGAAAGTCTCAAAACTTCCTATCAGTGTAGATGATTGTGACACCTTTGCTTGTATGCTCAAAAGAAGGCTGTGGCAAGTGGATGTAGTCAGTTCCTGCAATCTTTTCTTTCATTACGACAGACCCTCAAAGATCCCAGTTAGATCAATCTACCAAATATCATTATTCGCCAGTTAAAATCAATGTCAAGTCCTTCAAAACATCCATAATTTCCTCCCTAACAAGGGATCTGGTATGTTTTTAGAACAGTATGTCCTCCACAACCCCATATTAGATTATGAAGCAAGTTATCCCACAATGTTTGAGGAGCATCCATGTTATAATCCACCAATTGAACCAACTCCATGTTCACACATGGAGAGGTGGACAAATGGAGGAATTAGTAGGAGAGCTTTAAACTCAAGAAACATAACTCTGATAATATGTTAAGCTATCGATTTTATTTAGAAGCTTAGACTGTTAGGATATAGGGCAACAATCAGTATAGTGCTTATGGCTATACTTTTGCCATCTCTTAAAAGAGAACCATTTATGGgcatttttgtcatttttcagTTCTTTCAATTAGGACCTCACATTCACCATTTCCCCAGGATAGATGGCATTATGCTATAAAGGATGAGGAAAATAGTCAATTACCCTCCAATTCTAAGCCCCCCAACACCCCAGATTGATCTATAACAAGGTCAAACAACTACCTTCTCTTCACCATTTGATAGGCCATCCCCAGCTCTTGTAGCCACCAAAACTCTCCCGGAAAAGCAATGGACTTCTCACCATTTCAGCCTTCTTCCTGGCATTTCCTCTTCACCTCTCCTCTTCTTGTTTCCTACCAATTCACCCCAGATAACTATGTTCATTGGACCGAAACACCCGAGTCTCACATTTACTCAGCCAACCTTCCTGGTAATCTTTTAGCCTTAAGGAAAGGAGCTGCTTAGAAAATTATTCAACAATGGATTCCTGCCTCCTTGTTCTTTCCAGGATCTAACCTTAAAACATAGAAGATAGAAGAATTTGTCCATCTTTGAATCCTAtttccttctcttcttcttttcattGATTCTCCCTGTGGCAGGTTCTGTTGGTATTGAAATATGGTTTGGTTGTTATGGCAGGTGTGAGGAAAGAGGAGATAAGAGTGGAGCTTGAGGACTCAAGATACCTCATAATCCGGACAGAGGCCATTGATGAATCAACAAAGCCTGCAAAGAGCTTCATGAGGAAATTCCGGCTTCCAGATATGATAGATATCGATGGCATCTCAGCTGGGTATGAGGATGGAGTCTTGACAGTTACAGTGCCAAGATCTTTTGTGAGGAGGGGATTCTATATTGATCCTGGAGACTTACCAGAACAGCTAGAACTTCTTGCAAGGGCAGCTTGAATTCATAACTTCCTGGATAGTTAGTTCTCTAGTTTCTAAAAATTTGGTTATTACAAATACTAGGCATTGGGGGTGTGCTAGATTTGGAGATTGCTTTATGTATTCTCatgtataaaaaattatgaaaactgGCAATGAAGTATCAGATTGTACCGGTTTTTGCTCCATTAATCTTTGGTTTCTGATCTAATTAAAGTTCAATATGACAGCTAGTTCAAATGGGTGGGATAGAATGAAGATTATATCCCatgtttcctttcatttcaatGTCTTTTCTTCTCCAAGGAGACGATTTTCATCGGTCTCTCCCAGAAATGAGTGAAATTTTCCTTCCATGGCTAGGGAAAAACAATCTGGGTTCCTACAATTTTAGCAGAACAGATGAACAGAATGATTTTCCTTGGCTTTCCAAGCAACCCCTTCATGTGGGTGGTAGATATTTCTTTAGGGAGGAAGGATCTGATTCATCCGAGTATCTTTGGTCTTTTTCAGCAGCCACAGGGACCACAGGGCTCAGACTCTTTTAACTTTTCATGGAGACAGTTGGGTTAAGCTGTGTTAACATCTAATCCAGTGGCAATAAATATATTGCAATTTGCTCAGCCATTTGAGTCTGTACACCAAAATATCTTCTGCAGTCTGCACTTTCATCACCTTCAACTTAAACCTAAAAacccttttcttttattgatattttatccTCCATTTTGATTCCAAGAGATcttcattcttcattttcattcatGGCTTTTCTTCGAAGTATAAATAGTTAAATTCCAACATAAACCAGGTCTGAACACCTTGACACCTCGTCTGCTAAACACCATGGCCTGCATTCGAACTTGGTAGATCAGATCCATTCAACCCCTTTCAATGAACTTTTGGTCGATATTTccaaatcccaaaaaaaattgtaaaaattcagtagaaatgcctttttttttttttttcacttcatcaTCATTATAAATCATGATTTGCCTTTTGGTGCCTCCAAAAATCTGCTTCTTTTCTtacctatcaaagaaaaaaaaatgcttgttTTCCTAAATTTCATTGCTTTAAAAATGAATAGAATGCATAATGGCACGTTTGGTAACTATTGTTAGACATGTTTAACAAGCTTTTGACCAAAAAtacaaattgtttttttcttttaaaaaaaaaaaagaatattatgaaaatttcacATTGTACATagttaaactcaaatttcacatttgagttttcaaacaaatttttctattaaaatgtAATTAAGAACAGTTATCCAaaacaggttttttttttttcccagttTTAAAAGGCAATGACAAAAATACCCTAACATTTTGGAAGAGAAAGTGATGGGAGGTTGTCTTCAAGGGCATTTTTGTCCTAAAAAGTTCAAATGGAGTGGGTGTAAAAAGGAGATTTGATAGGTGGGGCCTTGAATAATATATGGAACAACTTGAGGCAGTTGCAGGCTTGGTTTAATGATGAAGTAGAAAGGGCGAGCAACGACTTGGTGGAGTTTGTCCTTCTGAGTTGCATACCAGAGGATTTTCTGTTTTATCACTTCAGAGGCAAGTTGGTGTAACATCACCCTTTGGCCTTTTGGTACTGGTTTGATTTTCTAGTTGGGATTTGCTGTACCAAAGtaggaaaaaaagagagaacaaaAACAATGATAGAAAAGAACACATTCATAATAGTAATCTCCTataaacatgaaatataatctTTTTAGGGCAAAAAATATCTTCCATCAATTGTTTATCCTAATTTTACATCCAAGAGCTTCTTGAACCAAAAAAAGTGTATAAGTAATTATGTCAGACTGAAATtacatttgtaatttttttaataaggtagatattgtttttttaaatatgaagatTATCTCATCTCTTGACCGTGGGAATAAATgtttcaagaaagaaaaaaagagaataattaTGTGTGTATTATAATCATGTCTATTTGTATAATTCGTTTAATAAATTAGAATGTTAAGGTT of the Vitis vinifera cultivar Pinot Noir 40024 chromosome 10, ASM3070453v1 genome contains:
- the LOC100252085 gene encoding uncharacterized protein LOC100252085; translated protein: MDLHLKNLFGRFQEQFGSGPGLGPGSGTCLMKVEGIAPAFIKSIFRAAAALYRTDPWKRLRPGHLFGIRVGKDSDWSSKKQPFPCVQFIGGDGGDLGFIMFRSENNARRMTSSRETIRVPNVEVLRVTYELESIIFPSNQRMIRSLSLEASGTDRFPAIDVARCMSSGGLQFRNPTLEELRFVYAFMKAISLLHPLLQQDKEAGPKWSRLMCFEPFIETVDVQWPPEMAKGYDLVAVTVSHPPGQAYEEKTSSTASSTPTKYAEPPKEDVFVDTKVASTVGLRQCAMCDKEVHGEQSLCCGRCRAVIYCSPVCQKQHWKETHKSLCGLYKAMMEREEELAMKIFMFPCAVDLPCKWLESLGIHQKGMWRRKCSCYSHCPFGLLPVKGGLWDSWGGLDDEEYPRDSPFHNHFLREGMSSPILLSSWSEYYNLRSLSLSSPVADILSHALTVYYILTTLSTSSKNLLLKGKEVILHYLGPEGELDWMPAFAEVGHLLNGLGNIQIVMVGPEVPTNLSGTTSGISSRVRVNLVRGFYQEEATYLPPPHVVVALNCGLECYASWMGTLDLIKSMGIPAFFTDQCEISCANAKQVLRNAGLHITHPVTPNPFRSPVRYHGPANNLPSYSNGFVLGVNT
- the LOC100260546 gene encoding 15.4 kDa class V heat shock protein, producing MDFSPFQPSSWHFLFTSPLLVSYQFTPDNYVHWTETPESHIYSANLPGVRKEEIRVELEDSRYLIIRTEAIDESTKPAKSFMRKFRLPDMIDIDGISAGYEDGVLTVTVPRSFVRRGFYIDPGDLPEQLELLARAA